TAGAACCTCGATGTCTATGAATTTCTTATAGATCGAAGCAACTCTAAAAGTAACGTAAAACTCTACTATAACATCGTAACAATTCGGGCTAGTTATTAGTTCATTAGAcaattataatagaattatcGAATCATCCATATCttataaaaatgtatatattttcttgTTCTCTTAGTTATTACTTTCCAAGGAAGGttacttataaataaaaaattgttgAACCCTAATATCATAATTTTGGTCCCTTAgctaaatcaaatattatGGGGCCCCAATTGCAGAAATCATGCTCCAGCCCCTATATTTACTGACCTTGTGTTTCTGGTCATATACGTCCTTACTGATTTGCAGGGTTGAAGTCGAGTTACACATTAGCATTGATCAATTTGTGCAAAACCTAGTCTATCCATGTAGGTTTAGgttagatttaaaaataattctaagaAGTGATTATGAATGTTAATCCAGTCAAATTAAGGGGCTCATCCTCTTTTAGCCTCCTAACTTTGGATTTTGCTAGACTATGTGACTGTATcattatatgaaatttaattttcaattatagatctaattagttttgttttgattgataaatatgtttattaaaCCTCTGttgattaatcaaaattttttaaccCAACTAATGAAGTAAAGAGTTAATTAAGGAGGACAATCAATAAGTGGGTTATTACTTTTCATTAGGGAGGTACCAATTATAAGTCTCAAATGTCAAGAATCAAGATCTTGACTTTTCATTAAACATATCTTTCGAACTGAAGAAAAGACAAATCATGTGTGATTAGTTAAAATTAGCTTCGTTTCATCTGTGTCCTAAGAACTTCTTCATCATTTCTTAGGTTACCTAATACTCCCAGGTGTGTTTAGGATTGTTGGGTTGAGCATGTTCTAGAATTTTTTTGATccaatatattgatttttttaaaaaaacattATGAACTACTTTTTTTCAGAactcaaaagataaaataaaataccaaaaattGTGAATCACATCCTAAGTtttcctctttcttcttcaagcAAAGGGCAACTAAAAGCAAAAACAAACGATAACTGCAGGCAAAAGGGCGGGGAGGGGGGGTGGGACTTACATTCTATTCTTCATTTAGCGACCCTTTTCCTGGCGGCGCTAAAGAATTAGCGGCGCAAAGGGCAAGTGTCGCCACTTGCGTAGCTAAATCCTCGGTTGAGAATGTAACCcaaaaatatagaaatgtTACAATGTCGAGAAATTCAATTTACACATCAATAATCTAAGTATTGTTCGTATACCATCACCTTATTTGAACTAAGGCaatttaattgtatatatgtgTGAATGGCGATTATGACATTGTATTCTGTACTATTCCTTTTTgtctattaaatatataataaaaatacatgaaTTATAATAATCCAGAAAACAAATGTAGACACATGCCATTACCTAAAATTACTGTCTCTCTAAATCTTCTAAACCTTGTTCTTGAGTTTCAGATTGAATTCTTCTCGATGATCTTTCCCTGCTAAGTATTCTACGGAACGAACTCAACCGAGAAATTGAACCACTAGCCTTGTTACTAGAAGATTGATTTCCACTCTCTGAAGTCCCCTCTGTGCCCACCTGCTCCAACGGCGGAGCCGTGGCTGCACCACCAGCTGGAACCGGACCCTCACGTGGCTCGGGCTGAATCCTCGGCTCAGCCTCCGTTCGACAGATGGGGCAAGTAGAATGTGAAGTTAGCCACTTATCGATACATTCTGCGTGAAAAGTGTGCTTACAATTAGGTAATGACCTAGCCATTTCTTGATCTTGAAGAACACTTAAACAAACAGCACATTCCTGATCATTATCTTCCTGGTCCCCATTGCTTTGCTTATACACAAATATAGGAAGTGAGGCAATGACCACCGGATCAAGTCCGGTCTTCGGTGGCTCACTGGTGGCTGTAGCTAGCCCTAGGCGGCGAATATTAGCCCTCTCACGAGCTTGGCGTCTGAGAACACATCTTGCATAAATATGAAGTACTATAACTAGTACCACAACAAATGATAAAGAAGTTATTGCAGCGAGCATGATCTTGCTGTTTAAATCATATGTGTCTCTGTGTACAAATAATGGGCTATCTTCCCCTTCATTTTCCAGGCCAAAATTCATGGCCACAGGCGGCGGAACACGGTGGAGGAAAGGAGGGTCTGCTGCTGTTTGTTTTGGCATTAAGGGTTGTTTGTGAAACAGAAACATAGAGTCGAGCGTAGAGAGAAAGGGAAGAGGTTTTaggttttattatttattggggtgtgtttgttttgttttaaatttctttgatCCTGTGTTTGTGGGAATATGAGACTTGTGAAATTCGTGGCAATTTCGGACTGCATGTTCAATACAATTCAATTTCTAGAGGGTTGACGGTTGAATGTTGACTTTTCAGTTTTcagtttcctttctttttatctatttatttattttccttttcctttttctttatttttactttggATGGAGTATACaaaaaacaatttattataTGGGTCTTTGTGGGAATAATTAAACACAATGGCTAGAGAGGGTAATTTTGAAGTAGATAAACACTAATATAAAAGGGATAATATTAGGTTAGGTGGGATATTGTCAAAGTTTAAACTTGTGATTTTGTAGGTTTGGAGATAATTATGACTAATATTAGTTTTATGTATAATTCatctatatatcaaaattgatgaatgaataatttattatattaaatgactGAGGTAAATATTAATCATCTAATATCTATCTATGTGTAAAAGATATAtgttattcattatttattacatGTATAACTATAGGTTAGATAAGTTTTACCTATATTAAGGTCCAGTTGTCATTGTTTTATCACTTATTCTTCTTCATAATTATAATACTAAAGATCCTAAATTCGAATTTGTTAGAACTCCTATTggttatattttatcttttatgaggctttttttaataaaaaaaaacaaattatttatcaatagttTTGAGAAGAAGTTCTTGTGGTTTATAATATTGTATACTTTtgcaatattaattaattttttatttaaagaaaaaagattgatAGAAAATAGCCTGCAAATAACGTAAACTTTGGGatatcaattcaatttgtctTTGAAAACTATATTCATATTCCATGTACTTGAATTAGTTTACATTATTTTGTTGTTCTTTTTGGTAAACAAGGCTGCTTAATTTGGTGGTGCCTCTTTGAAGTCAACAAAGTAGACTTCTTTAACTGtttatttttgcttattaATCAACCcaattttccttctttattgAATAAGAagtctttcttttcattccaaaattgttctatttttaatcttttactaTACGGTGTACCTAAATAAACTAAACCCACGAAATTGTTAGCATGTTACACCTTTGGCTGGTGTGGACTTTCCATGAGCTACATgtccaaatatttttaatctttttcttaaaaaaaaaaattctttaaattactaataaattttaattcagtgGTTTTGGGAATTgtcaatttttgaaattgagCATCGAACAGaactcaattaataattaaaattacaaatctTACAAtgaattagatttattattcaattgGCCAATTGgggttttatttaattgaaaatcaaatcaatatactttaaattatttattaattgttttttaaaacttaattaatttaaaaattcttgaaaatttatattttgataaggATTAAATCgggttaaattttataaaatggtaaatatgatttattttttaaaacattgTAGAAGAAGGGAGGGGGCCCTCAATTTTGACAAAAAATGGagtacatatatatgtatatgatGTATACCTAAGGTTTGGTGTGAATGTGATACTTATTGCCTTAGAAAGCAAAGTTTTCTTCCAACACATAAACacttttaaattcaaaactaaaaacgcgttttaggttttctttcttcttcttttcttttttaattttttttttcaattacaaaaagaaaattaagtcTGCTAATTGCATGTTCTACAAGGTGTATACCACACGGCAAGgcatcttttttatatatatttttaattgtaaatataataaattttactaatagtaaataataaataaagggATAATTACTGTTCATTCTATGTGTTCTTTCACATTATACTAATTACTtctgatatttaaaaaatatatttttattttattttattttataattttatattaaaaacttcAACTATTATTAGAATTTCTATTAAGAAATcagtaattatttttggttttataGTATTGCctcataatattttatgtaacaTATAAATTGccatttgtattttatttatcatcctaaaatctctttatattttaaaaattaatataattaagaatctaaattaattaaaaaatataatttaattctcaaacttcttatcaagattataattttactgtaacaaaattaataatattattattattattatatattttattttaacaattgaaaattaaattatatgaattctcaatatttttattaatataaatatttttaagatatttaaattttatgagaatttaattatgctaaaaattagagtaattaaaaaatattaattaattatttttatacagccactaaaattaatttttatatgaaaattgGATAAGAAGGTttttgtataataaataaactataagaggtaatttatatattacatcaaatatcaaaaggtaaatagtataaaaccaaacctaaTTAACGGTTATTTAATGGAAATTCTGATGAAATAAGTTGTTAGTATAAAATtccaaataaatgaataaaagaatatattgtttaaatataaaaaataactaatttaatatgaacaaacaagtgataaataattattattcctaaataaaaactgaaatcttttcaattattttaaaatgaaaatactaatcattttttaaataatcttaattgtaaatataataaattccACTGATACTAGTAGATAATAAAAACACCAAAAAATATGATatcttttcaattcttttgaatgaaaatactaattagatattgtttgattttttaaggaaaaaaataaagcaaatgcAATAATTGAATctttatattgaaaaagaatagACATCAACCTACTGAACAGCAAAAGAATTACACTTGtatgattaaaaagaaaattgacaTTAAAGGTACCACCAGGCTAGTCTTTTGacatctatttttatattgagaaaaaaaaaataataaaatcagcCAACTAATTGATAACTTCAGTTGCATACACTCTGTGATTCTTAAAAATCAACTGATTCCTGGAATTTCAATGGAGGACACAGAAACCTTTTAATATTGGCATTGCAGACTTTTTCCCCTTTTGCTTTTCTAGAAAAATCATATACTTTCTTTTCCTGCCAAGAAACAAAGTATCTGCAGAGCTGCAAGTAAAAACTTCAGCTATATGGCATTTGAAAAGCTATATTTAAAGAACAAGTGTTGAACAATCCCCTAACTTTCAGAATGCAGAATTCAGGATTCAGAacatcccttttctttcttttgcagcCTTTTCCTAGTAGGCAACCAAGACAGAAAGTTACTATGTCTAGATATAGTATGAGAGAGATCCCAGACCAACTTAAATCAGGAAACTTTGTCATGCTTCTGCTAGAGCTTATTCCATGTTCTGAACATTAATCTTaaaattgtttcttttttttcttttaacatagTATCAGACCTCATCAGTCTAGTCACTCATATATGATCAGTTAATGCCCAAGATTCCGTACCCAAACTTTACAAAATTTTGCAAGAGAACGCTGGATAAgcatatatatgtttgttaGTATCAATTACTTAACGTGTGCCTCTATATTTATTAGTGTATAGACCTGAAATAAGTAAGTCCATCCTGATTAATTTGTTTAACCAGGCATACAGTCTTAATAAGCTAAGACGGCAGGAGagataatatatatgaataattattgaattttatattcggcatcataaaatattaaataatttcatttcaattatattatattttaatttaattattttattaattttagttatttttttcacgaatcaacattttatttacaaaaatgattaaatcgaaatataagtaaaacaaatcaaaactcAGTAActatttcaataattatttcGATTTGAACAATTTGTTATTCAAATTCAAGTAATGGATGATGGTAGCCTTGTGAAATTTGAGTTGTGCGAGGAGACTATAAGAATACATTTATTTCAGATACGTCACATTTAAGCCCCAGGAACACCCTTTTATTATTAACCCTCAAAAGCAGTACAAAAGAATTCGAACCCAACAAGGACTAATGGGCTTATTCTATTGATCGAGACAACATTTAATCACTACTAGCCACTATTCACTAGCCCGGCTACCACCTTATGACCACTACTATCTAATCTA
The sequence above is drawn from the Ricinus communis isolate WT05 ecotype wild-type chromosome 7, ASM1957865v1, whole genome shotgun sequence genome and encodes:
- the LOC8264225 gene encoding E3 ubiquitin-protein ligase ATL41 encodes the protein MFLFHKQPLMPKQTAADPPFLHRVPPPVAMNFGLENEGEDSPLFVHRDTYDLNSKIMLAAITSLSFVVVLVIVLHIYARCVLRRQARERANIRRLGLATATSEPPKTGLDPVVIASLPIFVYKQSNGDQEDNDQECAVCLSVLQDQEMARSLPNCKHTFHAECIDKWLTSHSTCPICRTEAEPRIQPEPREGPVPAGGAATAPPLEQVGTEGTSESGNQSSSNKASGSISRLSSFRRILSRERSSRRIQSETQEQGLEDLERQ